The Agrobacterium vitis sequence CGTCGCTGTCGGGGTCAAGAACCTGCTGGCGCTTGATCATGAGGTTGTTAAAGAAGTTCTTGAAGATACGCGGGATTGGGCTGGCCCTACCGTTGTCGGTGCCTCCGTTTTTGCGACAAAAGTTGGAGAGAGCCGCAAGGTTGAAGGCGGTTGGATGATCAAAGGCCGTTGGGCATTTGGTAGCGGGTGCAAGCATGCCAAATGGGCGATGTTGGGGATAGAGTATGATCCCAAGGTTGCTGGTGGCACTGGACGCGGCGTTGTCGTCGTTGACCGCTCAAAATATGAGATTTTGGACGATTGGCACGTTATGGGCCTGTCTGGCAGCGCCAGCAATAGTATTGCCATTGCCGAAGAAGTCTTTGTGCCCGATCACCGGTTTCTTGACCTGAGCCAATATCCTCTGCGGTTCCAGCAGTTGCATGAGCGCTATCAGGGCTTTGGATATCAGCAGCGTGGGCTTGCCAATCTGGCTACCGTGTCCTTGTGTGATATGTCGATTGCGCTCGGTATGGCGCGTGGGGCACTTTCGTGTTTTGCGGAGCAGGCCAAGAAGCGTCCGCCTTTTTCACTTCCGTATCCGACAATCTCGGACATGGCGTCGGCGCAAGTGGCGGCCGGCAAGGCGCTTGCCATGATCAAGGTCGCCCAGGCGACAATCGAGA is a genomic window containing:
- a CDS encoding acyl-CoA dehydrogenase family protein, with amino-acid sequence MSGLPPMPPAVPAAPVESKWLTDKGRDIRDKARALIPLIREQAREGEKIGALTPDVLKALSDIGIYKMAMPAEWGGYALGARDLVEIIATLGEADGSAGWTGFVAVGVKNLLALDHEVVKEVLEDTRDWAGPTVVGASVFATKVGESRKVEGGWMIKGRWAFGSGCKHAKWAMLGIEYDPKVAGGTGRGVVVVDRSKYEILDDWHVMGLSGSASNSIAIAEEVFVPDHRFLDLSQYPLRFQQLHERYQGFGYQQRGLANLATVSLCDMSIALGMARGALSCFAEQAKKRPPFSLPYPTISDMASAQVAAGKALAMIKVAQATIESYADQVDARTAEGQDFTHDEDSEISLTLAYVASLCEDAINLLQKTLGSSTMSLSNPIQRFVRDVRVLASHGAVRLDPQAEVNGRRLLGITPFPMFAGAVPERVNLEAKGS